A window of Strix aluco isolate bStrAlu1 chromosome 2, bStrAlu1.hap1, whole genome shotgun sequence contains these coding sequences:
- the SIDT1 gene encoding SID1 transmembrane family member 1 isoform X1: MAGGAAPVPGALLCALLWAAAAAAAAGGGGGPGGSPAPGAFGRVYRGAVNISAERVYSFAYSSEPGQVDAVRVYVNSSSENLQYPVLFVVRQQKGVLSWQVPLIFRGLYQRTYNYQEVSRTLCPSEPTPETGPSDQIIFVDVASMAPFNIAYELLVTRLENFQLETNKAFNFTASPSQPQYFLYKFPQDVDSVIIKVVSDAVYPCSVVSVQDIVCPVYDLDHNVEFNGVYQSMTKQAAITVQRKDFPGEQFFVVFVIKPEDYACGGSVPSSIHGNVNRTWNLQRTKNLQVTIVPSIKKSIYVQAMFFSFLSFLSFYLGSVVVAFVHYIRVRRKASAGRLSPEDGSGIMTSSHPITASTPEGSSYGAIDESSSSGGRQLSSPGCGLPAGSDTDSSVEEESDFDTMPEIESDKNVIRTKVFLYLSDLSRKDRRIVSKKYKIYFWNIITIAVFYALPVIQLVITYQTVVNVTGNQDICYYNFLCAHPLGVLSAFNNILSNVGHMLLGFLFLLIVLRRDILHRRAMEMKDVYTLDYGIPKHFGLFYAMGIALMMEGVLSACYHVCPNYSNFQFDTSFMYMIAGLCMLKLYQTRHPDINASAYSAYASFAVVICLAVLGVVFGKNDMWFWVIFSMIHVLASLALSTQIYYMGRFKIDGPDSDLGIFRRAAMVLYTDCIQQCSRPMYMDRMVLLIVGNLVNWSFAIFGLVYRPRDFASYILGIFICNLLLYLAFYIIMKLRSSEKLLPIPLFCIVATAVVWAAALYFFFQTLSSWEETPAESREKNRPCILLGFFDDHDVWHFLSAAALFFSFLVLLTLDDDLDTVRRDKIPVF; the protein is encoded by the exons GTAGATGCTGTGCGGGTATATGTGAACAGCAGCTCTGAGAACCTCCAATATCCAGTACTGTTTGTAGTTCGCCAACAGAAGGGAGTGCTGTCATGGCAGGTCCCGCTAATTTTTCGAGGCCT CTATCAGAGGACCTACAATTACCAAGAAGTGAGTCGGACCCTCTGTCCCTCTGAGCCAACACCTGAGACAGGACCCTCTGACCAAATTATATTTGTGGATGTCGCTTCCATGGCACCGTTTAATATTGCGTATGAGCTGCTAGTCACCAGGCTCGAGAACTTCCAACTTGA GACCAACAAAGCCTTTAACTTCActgccagcccttcccagccccaG TATTTTCTGTACAAATTTCCTCAGGATGTTGATTCAGTCATTATTAAGGTGGTGTCTGATGCAGTCTACCCATGCTCAGTTGTCTCCGTCCAGGATATTGTG TGCCCAGTGTATGACCTGGACCATAATGTGGAGTTCAACGGTGTTTACCAGTCTATGACTAAGCAGGCAGCCATAACGGTGCAG AGAAAGGACTTCCCAGGTGAGCAGTTCTTCGTTGTGTTTGTCATCAAGCCGGAGGATTATGCCTGTGGGGGTTCTGTGCCTTCTTCCATTCATG GGAATGTCAACCGTACCTGGAACCTGCAGCGGACGAAGAACCTTCAAGTGACAATTGTGCCCTCTATTAAAA AATCCATTTATGTCCAGGCCATGTTCTTCAGCTTCCTGAgtttcctctccttttacctaggCTCGGTGGTTGTTGCTTTTGTGCACTACATCAG GGTTCGGAGGAAGGCTTCGGCTGGGAGATTGAGTCCTGAGGATG GATCTGGGATAATGACGTCTTCGCACCCAATCACAGCCAGCACTCCTGAGGGAAGCAGCTATGGTGCTATTG aCGAGTCAAGCTCCAGCGGTGGACGGCAGTTGTCCTCCCCGGGGTGCGGGCTGCCAGCTGGTTCTGACACAGACAGctctgtggaggaagagagtgactTCGACACTATGCCAGAAATTGAAAGTGATAAGAATGTCATCCGCACTAAG GTGTTCCTCTATCTATCAGACTTGTCCAGGAAGGACCGAAGGATTGTCagcaaaaaatacaaaatctatTTCTG GAACATCATCACCATTGCAGTGTTTTATGCCCTGCCAGTCATCCAGCTTGTCATCACTTACCAGACG GTAGTGAATGTGACGGGCAATCAGGACATCTGCTACTACAACTTTCTGTGTGCTCATCCCCTTGGGGTGCTGAG tgccTTCAACAACATCCTCAGCAACGTGGGCCACATGCTGCTgggctttctcttcctcctcattgtGTTGCGCAGGGACATTCTCCACCGTCGGGCCATGGAGATGAAAGATGTCTATACCCTG GACTATGGGATCCCAAAGCATTTTGGTCTCTTCTATGCTATGGGCATCGCTCTGATGATGGAAGGGGTGCTCAGTGCCTGTTATCATGTCTGCCCTAATTACTCCAATTTCCAGTTTG ACACCTCCTTCATGTACATGATCGCAGGGCTGTGCATGCTCAAGCTCTACCAGACCCGCCACCCGGACATCAATGCCAGCGCCTACTCTGCCTATGCCTCGTTTGCTGTGGTGATCTGTCTGGCTGTCCTTGGAGTG GTGTTTGGGAAAAATGACATGTGGTTTTGGGTCATTTTCTCAATGATCCATGTTTTGGCCTCGCTGGCTCTCAGCACCCAGATCTACTACATGGGCCGCTTCAAGATCG ATGGCCCTGACTCAG ACTTGGGGATATTTCGACGGGCAGCAATGGTGCTGTATACAGACTGTATCCAGCAGTGCAGTCGACCAATGTACATG GACAGGATGGTGCTGCTCATTGTTGGAAACCTGGTCAACTGGTCCTT TGCTATCTTTGGACTGGTATATCGGCCCAGAGACTTTGCATCCTACATACTGGGGATCTTTATCTGTAACCTCTTGCTGTACCTGGCTTTCTACATCATCATGAAG CTCCGCAGCTCTGAGAAGCTCCTGCCCATCCCTCTCTTCTGCATCGTGGCCACGGCAGTGGTGTGGGCAGCTGCCCTCTACTTCTTCTTCCAGACCCTCAGCAGCTGGGAG GAGACTCCAGCAGAGTCCCGGGAGAAAAACCGGCCGTGCATCCTGCTGGGCTTCTTCGATGACCACGACGTCTGGCActtcctctctgcagctgccttGTTCTTCTCCTTTCTG GTCCTGCTGACCCTGGATGATGACCTGGACACGGTGCGCAGGGACAAGATCCCAGTGTTCTGA
- the SIDT1 gene encoding SID1 transmembrane family member 1 isoform X2, producing MAGGAAPVPGALLCALLWAAAAAAAAGGGGGPGGSPAPGAFGRVYRGAVNISAERVYSFAYSSEPGQVDAVRVYVNSSSENLQYPVLFVVRQQKGVLSWQVPLIFRGLYQRTYNYQEVSRTLCPSEPTPETGPSDQIIFVDVASMAPFNIAYELLVTRLENFQLETNKAFNFTASPSQPQYFLYKFPQDVDSVIIKVVSDAVYPCSVVSVQDIVCPVYDLDHNVEFNGVYQSMTKQAAITVQRKDFPGEQFFVVFVIKPEDYACGGSVPSSIHGNVNRTWNLQRTKNLQVTIVPSIKKSIYVQAMFFSFLSFLSFYLGSVVVAFVHYIRVRRKASAGRLSPEDGSGIMTSSHPITASTPEGSSYGAIDESSSSGGRQLSSPGCGLPAGSDTDSSVEEESDFDTMPEIESDKNVIRTKVFLYLSDLSRKDRRIVSKKYKIYFWNIITIAVFYALPVIQLVITYQTVVNVTGNQDICYYNFLCAHPLGVLSAFNNILSNVGHMLLGFLFLLIVLRRDILHRRAMEMKDVYTLDYGIPKHFGLFYAMGIALMMEGVLSACYHVCPNYSNFQFDTSFMYMIAGLCMLKLYQTRHPDINASAYSAYASFAVVICLAVLGVVFGKNDMWFWVIFSMIHVLASLALSTQIYYMGRFKIDLGIFRRAAMVLYTDCIQQCSRPMYMDRMVLLIVGNLVNWSFAIFGLVYRPRDFASYILGIFICNLLLYLAFYIIMKLRSSEKLLPIPLFCIVATAVVWAAALYFFFQTLSSWEETPAESREKNRPCILLGFFDDHDVWHFLSAAALFFSFLVLLTLDDDLDTVRRDKIPVF from the exons GTAGATGCTGTGCGGGTATATGTGAACAGCAGCTCTGAGAACCTCCAATATCCAGTACTGTTTGTAGTTCGCCAACAGAAGGGAGTGCTGTCATGGCAGGTCCCGCTAATTTTTCGAGGCCT CTATCAGAGGACCTACAATTACCAAGAAGTGAGTCGGACCCTCTGTCCCTCTGAGCCAACACCTGAGACAGGACCCTCTGACCAAATTATATTTGTGGATGTCGCTTCCATGGCACCGTTTAATATTGCGTATGAGCTGCTAGTCACCAGGCTCGAGAACTTCCAACTTGA GACCAACAAAGCCTTTAACTTCActgccagcccttcccagccccaG TATTTTCTGTACAAATTTCCTCAGGATGTTGATTCAGTCATTATTAAGGTGGTGTCTGATGCAGTCTACCCATGCTCAGTTGTCTCCGTCCAGGATATTGTG TGCCCAGTGTATGACCTGGACCATAATGTGGAGTTCAACGGTGTTTACCAGTCTATGACTAAGCAGGCAGCCATAACGGTGCAG AGAAAGGACTTCCCAGGTGAGCAGTTCTTCGTTGTGTTTGTCATCAAGCCGGAGGATTATGCCTGTGGGGGTTCTGTGCCTTCTTCCATTCATG GGAATGTCAACCGTACCTGGAACCTGCAGCGGACGAAGAACCTTCAAGTGACAATTGTGCCCTCTATTAAAA AATCCATTTATGTCCAGGCCATGTTCTTCAGCTTCCTGAgtttcctctccttttacctaggCTCGGTGGTTGTTGCTTTTGTGCACTACATCAG GGTTCGGAGGAAGGCTTCGGCTGGGAGATTGAGTCCTGAGGATG GATCTGGGATAATGACGTCTTCGCACCCAATCACAGCCAGCACTCCTGAGGGAAGCAGCTATGGTGCTATTG aCGAGTCAAGCTCCAGCGGTGGACGGCAGTTGTCCTCCCCGGGGTGCGGGCTGCCAGCTGGTTCTGACACAGACAGctctgtggaggaagagagtgactTCGACACTATGCCAGAAATTGAAAGTGATAAGAATGTCATCCGCACTAAG GTGTTCCTCTATCTATCAGACTTGTCCAGGAAGGACCGAAGGATTGTCagcaaaaaatacaaaatctatTTCTG GAACATCATCACCATTGCAGTGTTTTATGCCCTGCCAGTCATCCAGCTTGTCATCACTTACCAGACG GTAGTGAATGTGACGGGCAATCAGGACATCTGCTACTACAACTTTCTGTGTGCTCATCCCCTTGGGGTGCTGAG tgccTTCAACAACATCCTCAGCAACGTGGGCCACATGCTGCTgggctttctcttcctcctcattgtGTTGCGCAGGGACATTCTCCACCGTCGGGCCATGGAGATGAAAGATGTCTATACCCTG GACTATGGGATCCCAAAGCATTTTGGTCTCTTCTATGCTATGGGCATCGCTCTGATGATGGAAGGGGTGCTCAGTGCCTGTTATCATGTCTGCCCTAATTACTCCAATTTCCAGTTTG ACACCTCCTTCATGTACATGATCGCAGGGCTGTGCATGCTCAAGCTCTACCAGACCCGCCACCCGGACATCAATGCCAGCGCCTACTCTGCCTATGCCTCGTTTGCTGTGGTGATCTGTCTGGCTGTCCTTGGAGTG GTGTTTGGGAAAAATGACATGTGGTTTTGGGTCATTTTCTCAATGATCCATGTTTTGGCCTCGCTGGCTCTCAGCACCCAGATCTACTACATGGGCCGCTTCAAGATCG ACTTGGGGATATTTCGACGGGCAGCAATGGTGCTGTATACAGACTGTATCCAGCAGTGCAGTCGACCAATGTACATG GACAGGATGGTGCTGCTCATTGTTGGAAACCTGGTCAACTGGTCCTT TGCTATCTTTGGACTGGTATATCGGCCCAGAGACTTTGCATCCTACATACTGGGGATCTTTATCTGTAACCTCTTGCTGTACCTGGCTTTCTACATCATCATGAAG CTCCGCAGCTCTGAGAAGCTCCTGCCCATCCCTCTCTTCTGCATCGTGGCCACGGCAGTGGTGTGGGCAGCTGCCCTCTACTTCTTCTTCCAGACCCTCAGCAGCTGGGAG GAGACTCCAGCAGAGTCCCGGGAGAAAAACCGGCCGTGCATCCTGCTGGGCTTCTTCGATGACCACGACGTCTGGCActtcctctctgcagctgccttGTTCTTCTCCTTTCTG GTCCTGCTGACCCTGGATGATGACCTGGACACGGTGCGCAGGGACAAGATCCCAGTGTTCTGA
- the SIDT1 gene encoding SID1 transmembrane family member 1 isoform X4 — MAPFNIAYELLVTRLENFQLETNKAFNFTASPSQPQYFLYKFPQDVDSVIIKVVSDAVYPCSVVSVQDIVCPVYDLDHNVEFNGVYQSMTKQAAITVQRKDFPGEQFFVVFVIKPEDYACGGSVPSSIHGNVNRTWNLQRTKNLQVTIVPSIKKSIYVQAMFFSFLSFLSFYLGSVVVAFVHYIRVRRKASAGRLSPEDGSGIMTSSHPITASTPEGSSYGAIDESSSSGGRQLSSPGCGLPAGSDTDSSVEEESDFDTMPEIESDKNVIRTKVFLYLSDLSRKDRRIVSKKYKIYFWNIITIAVFYALPVIQLVITYQTVVNVTGNQDICYYNFLCAHPLGVLSAFNNILSNVGHMLLGFLFLLIVLRRDILHRRAMEMKDVYTLDYGIPKHFGLFYAMGIALMMEGVLSACYHVCPNYSNFQFDTSFMYMIAGLCMLKLYQTRHPDINASAYSAYASFAVVICLAVLGVVFGKNDMWFWVIFSMIHVLASLALSTQIYYMGRFKIDGPDSDLGIFRRAAMVLYTDCIQQCSRPMYMDRMVLLIVGNLVNWSFAIFGLVYRPRDFASYILGIFICNLLLYLAFYIIMKLRSSEKLLPIPLFCIVATAVVWAAALYFFFQTLSSWEETPAESREKNRPCILLGFFDDHDVWHFLSAAALFFSFLVLLTLDDDLDTVRRDKIPVF; from the exons ATGGCACCGTTTAATATTGCGTATGAGCTGCTAGTCACCAGGCTCGAGAACTTCCAACTTGA GACCAACAAAGCCTTTAACTTCActgccagcccttcccagccccaG TATTTTCTGTACAAATTTCCTCAGGATGTTGATTCAGTCATTATTAAGGTGGTGTCTGATGCAGTCTACCCATGCTCAGTTGTCTCCGTCCAGGATATTGTG TGCCCAGTGTATGACCTGGACCATAATGTGGAGTTCAACGGTGTTTACCAGTCTATGACTAAGCAGGCAGCCATAACGGTGCAG AGAAAGGACTTCCCAGGTGAGCAGTTCTTCGTTGTGTTTGTCATCAAGCCGGAGGATTATGCCTGTGGGGGTTCTGTGCCTTCTTCCATTCATG GGAATGTCAACCGTACCTGGAACCTGCAGCGGACGAAGAACCTTCAAGTGACAATTGTGCCCTCTATTAAAA AATCCATTTATGTCCAGGCCATGTTCTTCAGCTTCCTGAgtttcctctccttttacctaggCTCGGTGGTTGTTGCTTTTGTGCACTACATCAG GGTTCGGAGGAAGGCTTCGGCTGGGAGATTGAGTCCTGAGGATG GATCTGGGATAATGACGTCTTCGCACCCAATCACAGCCAGCACTCCTGAGGGAAGCAGCTATGGTGCTATTG aCGAGTCAAGCTCCAGCGGTGGACGGCAGTTGTCCTCCCCGGGGTGCGGGCTGCCAGCTGGTTCTGACACAGACAGctctgtggaggaagagagtgactTCGACACTATGCCAGAAATTGAAAGTGATAAGAATGTCATCCGCACTAAG GTGTTCCTCTATCTATCAGACTTGTCCAGGAAGGACCGAAGGATTGTCagcaaaaaatacaaaatctatTTCTG GAACATCATCACCATTGCAGTGTTTTATGCCCTGCCAGTCATCCAGCTTGTCATCACTTACCAGACG GTAGTGAATGTGACGGGCAATCAGGACATCTGCTACTACAACTTTCTGTGTGCTCATCCCCTTGGGGTGCTGAG tgccTTCAACAACATCCTCAGCAACGTGGGCCACATGCTGCTgggctttctcttcctcctcattgtGTTGCGCAGGGACATTCTCCACCGTCGGGCCATGGAGATGAAAGATGTCTATACCCTG GACTATGGGATCCCAAAGCATTTTGGTCTCTTCTATGCTATGGGCATCGCTCTGATGATGGAAGGGGTGCTCAGTGCCTGTTATCATGTCTGCCCTAATTACTCCAATTTCCAGTTTG ACACCTCCTTCATGTACATGATCGCAGGGCTGTGCATGCTCAAGCTCTACCAGACCCGCCACCCGGACATCAATGCCAGCGCCTACTCTGCCTATGCCTCGTTTGCTGTGGTGATCTGTCTGGCTGTCCTTGGAGTG GTGTTTGGGAAAAATGACATGTGGTTTTGGGTCATTTTCTCAATGATCCATGTTTTGGCCTCGCTGGCTCTCAGCACCCAGATCTACTACATGGGCCGCTTCAAGATCG ATGGCCCTGACTCAG ACTTGGGGATATTTCGACGGGCAGCAATGGTGCTGTATACAGACTGTATCCAGCAGTGCAGTCGACCAATGTACATG GACAGGATGGTGCTGCTCATTGTTGGAAACCTGGTCAACTGGTCCTT TGCTATCTTTGGACTGGTATATCGGCCCAGAGACTTTGCATCCTACATACTGGGGATCTTTATCTGTAACCTCTTGCTGTACCTGGCTTTCTACATCATCATGAAG CTCCGCAGCTCTGAGAAGCTCCTGCCCATCCCTCTCTTCTGCATCGTGGCCACGGCAGTGGTGTGGGCAGCTGCCCTCTACTTCTTCTTCCAGACCCTCAGCAGCTGGGAG GAGACTCCAGCAGAGTCCCGGGAGAAAAACCGGCCGTGCATCCTGCTGGGCTTCTTCGATGACCACGACGTCTGGCActtcctctctgcagctgccttGTTCTTCTCCTTTCTG GTCCTGCTGACCCTGGATGATGACCTGGACACGGTGCGCAGGGACAAGATCCCAGTGTTCTGA
- the SIDT1 gene encoding SID1 transmembrane family member 1 isoform X3, with protein MAGGAAPVPGALLCALLWAAAAAAAAGGGGGPGGSPAPGAFGRVYRGAVNISAERVYSFAYSSEPGQVDAVRVYVNSSSENLQYPVLFVVRQQKGVLSWQVPLIFRGLYQRTYNYQEVSRTLCPSEPTPETGPSDQIIFVDVASMAPFNIAYELLVTRLENFQLETNKAFNFTASPSQPQYFLYKFPQDVDSVIIKVVSDAVYPCSVVSVQDIVCPVYDLDHNVEFNGVYQSMTKQAAITVQRKDFPGEQFFVVFVIKPEDYACGGSVPSSIHGNVNRTWNLQRTKNLQVTIVPSIKKSIYVQAMFFSFLSFLSFYLGSVVVAFVHYIRVRRKASAGRLSPEDGSGIMTSSHPITASTPEGSSYGAIDESSSSGGRQLSSPGCGLPAGSDTDSSVEEESDFDTMPEIESDKNVIRTKVFLYLSDLSRKDRRIVSKKYKIYFWNIITIAVFYALPVIQLVITYQTVVNVTGNQDICYYNFLCAHPLGVLSAFNNILSNVGHMLLGFLFLLIVLRRDILHRRAMEMKDVYTLDYGIPKHFGLFYAMGIALMMEGVLSACYHVCPNYSNFQFDTSFMYMIAGLCMLKLYQTRHPDINASAYSAYASFAVVICLAVLGVVFGKNDMWFWVIFSMIHVLASLALSTQIYYMGRFKIDGPDSDLGIFRRAAMVLYTDCIQQCSRPMYMLRSSEKLLPIPLFCIVATAVVWAAALYFFFQTLSSWEETPAESREKNRPCILLGFFDDHDVWHFLSAAALFFSFLVLLTLDDDLDTVRRDKIPVF; from the exons GTAGATGCTGTGCGGGTATATGTGAACAGCAGCTCTGAGAACCTCCAATATCCAGTACTGTTTGTAGTTCGCCAACAGAAGGGAGTGCTGTCATGGCAGGTCCCGCTAATTTTTCGAGGCCT CTATCAGAGGACCTACAATTACCAAGAAGTGAGTCGGACCCTCTGTCCCTCTGAGCCAACACCTGAGACAGGACCCTCTGACCAAATTATATTTGTGGATGTCGCTTCCATGGCACCGTTTAATATTGCGTATGAGCTGCTAGTCACCAGGCTCGAGAACTTCCAACTTGA GACCAACAAAGCCTTTAACTTCActgccagcccttcccagccccaG TATTTTCTGTACAAATTTCCTCAGGATGTTGATTCAGTCATTATTAAGGTGGTGTCTGATGCAGTCTACCCATGCTCAGTTGTCTCCGTCCAGGATATTGTG TGCCCAGTGTATGACCTGGACCATAATGTGGAGTTCAACGGTGTTTACCAGTCTATGACTAAGCAGGCAGCCATAACGGTGCAG AGAAAGGACTTCCCAGGTGAGCAGTTCTTCGTTGTGTTTGTCATCAAGCCGGAGGATTATGCCTGTGGGGGTTCTGTGCCTTCTTCCATTCATG GGAATGTCAACCGTACCTGGAACCTGCAGCGGACGAAGAACCTTCAAGTGACAATTGTGCCCTCTATTAAAA AATCCATTTATGTCCAGGCCATGTTCTTCAGCTTCCTGAgtttcctctccttttacctaggCTCGGTGGTTGTTGCTTTTGTGCACTACATCAG GGTTCGGAGGAAGGCTTCGGCTGGGAGATTGAGTCCTGAGGATG GATCTGGGATAATGACGTCTTCGCACCCAATCACAGCCAGCACTCCTGAGGGAAGCAGCTATGGTGCTATTG aCGAGTCAAGCTCCAGCGGTGGACGGCAGTTGTCCTCCCCGGGGTGCGGGCTGCCAGCTGGTTCTGACACAGACAGctctgtggaggaagagagtgactTCGACACTATGCCAGAAATTGAAAGTGATAAGAATGTCATCCGCACTAAG GTGTTCCTCTATCTATCAGACTTGTCCAGGAAGGACCGAAGGATTGTCagcaaaaaatacaaaatctatTTCTG GAACATCATCACCATTGCAGTGTTTTATGCCCTGCCAGTCATCCAGCTTGTCATCACTTACCAGACG GTAGTGAATGTGACGGGCAATCAGGACATCTGCTACTACAACTTTCTGTGTGCTCATCCCCTTGGGGTGCTGAG tgccTTCAACAACATCCTCAGCAACGTGGGCCACATGCTGCTgggctttctcttcctcctcattgtGTTGCGCAGGGACATTCTCCACCGTCGGGCCATGGAGATGAAAGATGTCTATACCCTG GACTATGGGATCCCAAAGCATTTTGGTCTCTTCTATGCTATGGGCATCGCTCTGATGATGGAAGGGGTGCTCAGTGCCTGTTATCATGTCTGCCCTAATTACTCCAATTTCCAGTTTG ACACCTCCTTCATGTACATGATCGCAGGGCTGTGCATGCTCAAGCTCTACCAGACCCGCCACCCGGACATCAATGCCAGCGCCTACTCTGCCTATGCCTCGTTTGCTGTGGTGATCTGTCTGGCTGTCCTTGGAGTG GTGTTTGGGAAAAATGACATGTGGTTTTGGGTCATTTTCTCAATGATCCATGTTTTGGCCTCGCTGGCTCTCAGCACCCAGATCTACTACATGGGCCGCTTCAAGATCG ATGGCCCTGACTCAG ACTTGGGGATATTTCGACGGGCAGCAATGGTGCTGTATACAGACTGTATCCAGCAGTGCAGTCGACCAATGTACATG CTCCGCAGCTCTGAGAAGCTCCTGCCCATCCCTCTCTTCTGCATCGTGGCCACGGCAGTGGTGTGGGCAGCTGCCCTCTACTTCTTCTTCCAGACCCTCAGCAGCTGGGAG GAGACTCCAGCAGAGTCCCGGGAGAAAAACCGGCCGTGCATCCTGCTGGGCTTCTTCGATGACCACGACGTCTGGCActtcctctctgcagctgccttGTTCTTCTCCTTTCTG GTCCTGCTGACCCTGGATGATGACCTGGACACGGTGCGCAGGGACAAGATCCCAGTGTTCTGA